In Anopheles gambiae chromosome 2, idAnoGambNW_F1_1, whole genome shotgun sequence, a single window of DNA contains:
- the LOC1273652 gene encoding alpha-amylase 1, which yields MRAAVVLLAACATLAAAQFNTHQWADRSGIVHLFEWKWDDIAAECENFLAPRGYAGVQVSPPTENAVIGGNFRRPWWERYQPMSYRLETRSGSEAQFASMVRRCNDVGVRIYVDLVINHMADLVGGGGTAGSTANRPNFSFPGVPFSVTDFNPPCIITNYNDPIMVRNCQLVSLPDLNQGVPWVRDKIVELMNHLIGLGVAGFRVDAVKHMWPGDLQAIYSRMANLPTSHGFPPNARPFLTQEVIDLGGEAVTRDEYTHLGTITEFRHSAEIGRVFRGRNPFRHLTNWGTGWGFLPSHLALVFIDNHDNQRGHGGGGSDVLTYKVPRNYKMATAFMLAHPFGIVRVMSSFSFSDSEQGPPQDANGNLLSPTFNPDNSCGPGWVCEHRWRQIYNMIGFRNAVAGTQINDWWDNGNYQMAFCRGARGFIAFNLESFDLNQSLQTCLPAGTYCDVISGDLVNGACTGNTITVGGDGRAQIVLPANAYDGVLAIHINSRV from the coding sequence ATGCGTGCTGCCGTAGTGCTGCTAGCGGCGTGTGCCACCCTAGCGGCGGCCCAGTTCAACACCCACCAGTGGGCCGACCGCAGCGGCATCGTGCATCTGTTCGAGTGGAAATGGGACGACATTGCGGCGGAGTGCGAGAACTTCCTGGCGCCGCGCGGTTACGCCGGCGTGCAGGTGTCGCCGCCGACCGAGAACGCCGTCATCGGCGGTAACTTCCGGCGCCCCTGGTGGGAACGGTATCAGCCGATGTCCTACCGGCTGGAGACGCGGTCCGGCTCGGAGGCCCAGTTCGCGAGCATGGTGCGCCGGTGCAACGATGTCGGCGTGCGCATCTACGTCGATCTGGTCATCAACCACATGGCGGATCTGGTGGGCGGTGGCGGTACGGCGGGCAGCACGGCCAACCGGCCGAACTTCTCCTTCCCGGGCGTGCCGTTCAGCGTGACGGACTTCAATCCGCCCTGCATCATCACGAACTACAACGATCCGATCATGGTGCGCAACTGCCAGCTGGTGAGCCTGCCCGACCTGAACCAGGGCGTGCCGTGGGTGCGCGACAAGATCGTCGAGCTGATGAACCACCTGATCGGGCTGGGTGTGGCCGGGTTCCGGGTCGACGCGGTCAAGCACATGTGGCCCGGCGATCTGCAGGCCATCTACAGCCGGATGGCCAATCTGCCAACGTCGCACGGCTTCCCGCCGAACGCACGGCCCTTCCTGACGCAGGAGGTGATCGATCTGGGCGGCGAGGCGGTGACGCGCGACGAGTACACGCACCTCGGCACCATCACCGAGTTCCGCCATTCGGCCGAGATTGGGCGCGTGTTCCGGGGACGCAACCCGTTCCGGCACCTGACGAACTGGGGCACCGGCTGGGGCTTCCTGCCGTCCCATCTCGCACTCGTGTTCATTGACAACCACGACAACCAGCGCGGCCACGGTGGCGGTGGCTCGGACGTGCTGACGTACAAGGTGCCGCGCAACTACAAGATGGCGACCGCGTTCATGCTGGCCCATCCGTTCGGCATCGTGCGCGTGATGAGCTCGTTCTCGTTCAGCGACTCGGAGCAGGGGCCGCCGCAGGACGCGAACGGCAACCTGCTGTCGCCGACCTTCAATCCGGACAACTCGTGCGGCCCGGGCTGGGTGTGCGAGCACCGGTGGCGCCAGATCTACAACATGATCGGGTTCCGGAATGCCGTCGCCGGCACGCAGATCAACGACTGGTGGGACAACGGCAACTACCAGATGGCGTTCTGCCGCGGGGCCCGCGGCTTCATCGCGTTCAATCTCGAGTCGTTCGATCTGAACCAGAGCCTGCAGACGTGCCTGCCGGCCGGCACGTACTGCGATGTGATTTCGGGCGACCTGGTCAACGGTGCGTGCACGGGCAACACCATCACGGTCGGTGGGGACGGACGGGCGCAGATTGTGCTACCCGCCAACGCGTACGACGGTGTGCTGGCCATTCACATCAACTCGCGCGTCTGA